One region of Carya illinoinensis cultivar Pawnee chromosome 8, C.illinoinensisPawnee_v1, whole genome shotgun sequence genomic DNA includes:
- the LOC122274156 gene encoding pectinesterase inhibitor 3-like encodes MKPSLKFFFCVLFTLCAIDQFRNVAEAQKADLITSACDGTLYKDLCKKTLQSDPESRGATDIGVLAKVALQHTSSQAKQIQGQLSKQKDTSPAFKDCNANYQDISGRLQESLTSLKSKKYSDVLTWVSAAMTNSGSCEDGLKEMGKASPILSLSTTFSQLCSIVLALTNKLAGH; translated from the coding sequence ATGAAGCCGAGTTTGAAGTTCTTCTTCtgtgttcttttcactctctgcgCAATTGATCAATTCAGAAATGTTGCAGAAGCGCAAAAAGCTGATCTTATAACCTCAGCTTGTGATGGTACTTTGTACAAGGATCTGTGCAAAAAAACCCTTCAATCTGACCCGGAGAGCCGTGGGGCTACTGATATTGGCGTGCTAGCCAAAGTTGCACTGCAGCATACATCATCCCAGGCTAAGCAAATTCAGGGCCAGCTCTCCAAACAGAAAGATACATCCCCTGCCTTTAAAGATTGCAATGCGAACTATCAAGATATAAGTGGGCGACTCCAGGAATCCCTCACGTCCTTGAAGTCTAAAAAGTATAGTGATGTATTAACATGGGTGTCTGCTGCAATGACCAATTCTGGTTCATGTGAGGATGGTTTGAAGGAAATGGGCAAAGCCTCTCCCATACTTAGCTTGAGTACGACATTCAGCCAGCTCTGCAGCATTGTCTTGGCGCTTACCAATAAACTGGCGGGGCACTAA
- the LOC122319428 gene encoding pectinesterase inhibitor 3-like, translating to MKPSLKFFFCVLFTLCAIDQFRNVAEAQKADLITSACDGTLYKDLCKKTLQSDPESRGATDIGVLAKVALQHTLSQAKQIQGQLSKQKDTSPAFKDCNANYQDISGRLQESLTSLKSKKYSDVLTWVSAAMTNSGSCEDGLKEMGKASPILSLSTTFSQLCSIVLALTNKLAGH from the coding sequence ATGAAGCCGAGTTTGAAGTTCTTCTTCtgtgttcttttcactctctgcgCAATTGATCAATTCAGAAATGTTGCAGAAGCGCAAAAAGCTGATCTTATAACCTCAGCTTGTGATGGTACTTTGTACAAGGATCTGTGCAAAAAAACCCTTCAATCTGACCCGGAGAGCCGTGGGGCTACTGATATTGGCGTGCTAGCCAAAGTTGCACTGCAGCATACATTATCCCAGGCTAAGCAAATTCAGGGCCAGCTCTCCAAACAGAAAGATACATCCCCTGCCTTTAAAGATTGCAATGCGAACTATCAAGATATAAGTGGGCGACTCCAGGAATCCCTCACGTCCTTGAAGTCTAAAAAGTATAGTGATGTATTAACATGGGTGTCTGCTGCAATGACCAATTCTGGTTCATGTGAGGATGGTTTGAAGGAAATGGGCAAAGCCTCTCCCATACTTAGCTTGAGTACGACATTCAGCCAGCTCTGCAGCATTGTCTTGGCGCTTACCAATAAACTGGCGGGGCACTAA